The sequence CAAATGAAAATCAAAGATCCGAAAATCAGGTAATCACTGATGCCCCCTTGCACATTCTTAAAGCTGGTGACTATGATGCAGCCTATAGCGCCTATGATGTAGGGCAATATAAGAAAGCTTTAGAGGAAGCCAAAAAACGCGCTGAAATAGGCGACCCTGCTGCAATGACACTTATTGGCATGCTATATTTGGAAGGCAAAGTGGTTGAAAGGGATTCAGATATAGCTGCGGATTGGTTTAAACGCGCCGCTGACTTGGGCGACCCCCATGCCGCCCTATATTATGGCGTTAACTTATTTAACGACTCAAAAGATGAAGCTCAAAAAGAAATTGGCGCGCAATATATTGAAAAATCTGCAAAGGCTGGCGTGCCTCGTGCTAGCTACTATTATGCACAAATCTTGATGAGTTTAGCTCCCGAAAAAGATAAGCTTGATATTGGCCTTATCTGGTTTTTAAAAGGCGCAGTTGCCAAAGATGCGTATAGCCTTTACTCCGCAGCAGAGATTCTTGCCGTGGGAACTGAAACAGTTAAGCCCGATGAATATGCCGCCCGTGCATTGCTTGAAAGTGCCGCTAACTTAGGAAGTGTCTCAGCCCAATTGGAACTTGCAAAATGGAAGATTGACGGACGCGGTGGACCAGTTGACCAAAAGGGCGCATTTATATTGGTTAAGTTGGTTGCGGTTAATAATGTACCTGTAGCCCAAGTGCACCTTGCTCGTTTTTATTTTAACGGTGTTGGCACTGAAAAAAATCCGGTGATGGGTGCAAGTTGGTATCTCCTAGCTCAGCAAGGAAACCAAGGTGCTACCGACCTTGACGCAATCATGAAAAAGCTTTCACCGCAACAATTAAATGAGGCAAAAGCTCGTATTGATACGCTTTTATTCAACCCGTAAGGGTTTTTAAATAATTATTTCAAACTATCATCTGCGACAGTCTAGTTATTAGAGGACTATGATGGCTTAAAGCATTTCAGCAAATTGATAAATTTTCTAAATATCGACCCTTAGCATCGAAAGTCATCATTATTGCAGCTCAATGAGCGAATTATCGCTATCAGAGCGAAATACCATGGTTGAGTAACTCCAGATATCAAACTTTTTCTCACCCTTAACATATATCGTACCAGTCCCTTTAGAACCTTTAATCGAAATGGCAATATCAGCGCTGCCATTTGAATTGTGAACGGTAATAGAGCCCGTAAAATAGCCGGCAGGCTCCATTGGTTCACCAATTAAATTAATAACTGTAATATTTTTTTGGGCTGCTGCCACACCTGCTTGATACGCATCGGCAGATTGCATAAAGCTCATAATGGTGAAAAAGAACCCAATAACAATAAATAAGGTGCTACCGAAAATTATTATTGGTAACAACCATTTTAACTTGAACTGCAAAGAACTGTTCATTGTTTGTATATTAATATTTTCCGCCACCATCTTGCTCTTTCAAACTTCTATTTAAAATATATAAATAATGTCAAAGTAGCCTATTGTATATTATCTAGGGTCAGGACCTATACATTTATCGTGATATACATATTTCGTCGCTCAGCAATGCCACTATATACAATAATCAAGGAAGATTTTAGGGCAATCCATTTCCGCCTCATCAATTTTATGCAAAAGGAAATTGCTCGCCTACAGATGGTAATTGAATTTTTAAATTTGGCGATGGTAAATTATTCCCAATAAGGCTTTTGCTGCAGATAAACCGCAAGAGATCATTTCAATTAATATTTTTTTCATGGAAAAAATTATTATATTGTATCTATCAAAAATGATATTAAGTTACTAGAAGTAAACGGACTACCAGTTTTTAGACAATATGGAAATTATATTTACTTTCCACTTACAATCTTAAATAAAAGTATTAATAGCATTATAAGTTATACAATTGCAATATTTAATCTGAGCAATGCAGAGCAAGATCACGCTTTTTCAAATATTTATATATTAAATTTTAACAAATTAAAAAAAATCAATCTTAGAAATAAAGAGGAAATTTATAAAGAAGTACTACAATATGAAAATATAAATTTAGCTGTTGAAGAAAAATTTTCTCCTAAACACATATATGGAATGGATTTAAATAGCACATGTAATTTTTATTTTAGAAATACAATTTGCTATAATGGAAAAAATATTTATACAGAATTGGAATAAGTTATGAAAAAGCTTAGTTTTAACTTTATAATAGTTTTTCTAATATTTTTATTGCCCAATTTAGCACATTCATATTGTATTAATAGATTGGAAATGCAAAAAATTGATAAAACCATTTCCCTATTAACAATAATTGAAATTGATGAAAAAGAAAAAAAAAGTTTGTGAAAACTTAGAAATAAAAGATAAATATTTATTTTTCCAATATGGCTATATGGTATTAATACCAATATTAAATGAAAATAAAGATAAACTATATTTTTCTAAATTTAGCATAGAAAGCAATGATATTAATCAAAATATATTTTTATCAGTTATCGATTCGAAATATTCGACCTCTTTTAATGATAAAGAATTTAAAGATATTAGCGGTAAATATTTTTATCTTTTATCAAAAATATCAGATATATCGATAAGTTACTTTTATGATAGATTTGATTTCGATTTACAAATTTGTAGTTTCGATGTTGTAAACGGAATATGCGCTCATGCAAATATAGATGATTGAAAAGTAAATGATAGCAGCGCGTGTTCAAAAAGGCAGTATAGGTTCAAGTCATCGCTGCCATTACCCACCAACCAATGTTGAAGGCGGTATTCTATCCATATTAGTAAATGCCCGCCTAACAAAGACAATTGGACATTTGCCGCATTACAATTGCGAAAGCCTGACATATTGCAAATAGTCACTTCCTTTTTACATTGATGATTTATACCACAACAAACTCTATCCCCCCTGACCGAAGTACATCATCAATCCCCCAAATAACCAATATGCAATCGATATAACCACGCAAACCATAAAAACACTAAAAACATAAAAACAGTTTTAAAAAAGCATATAGCAAAAGGGTGTGTACTATTTTGACAAAGACAAAAAAAAACTGATTTTACAAAACTTAACCTTAAAAATGTGGCATTTTCCTTGCTTTCATTACAATTTTATGGTTTTGGAAGATGGAATATAAATGCTATGTCGATAGTGAAACGATATTTATAAAGTTCGCTCGCTGTCTTTGATATGGTTTTTAAAACACAGGATTTATTGGTGCTACCAAACAGTAATAATTCATGAAAATGAGACTGATAGGTAAGCTTGCATTAATCAGAAGCAAGCTTATGCCAATATGAGTGGAATTTTTTATAATATGTGTTATTTAGCCTCTTAACACATGAATATAGCAAAAATTATAAGACATTTGATATAAGTGGATAGATAAATGAAAATTAACGGCAATGAAATTCGCCCAGGCAATGTGATCGAGCATGATGGCAGCCTTTGGGTTGCAGTAAAATGCAATGCAGTAAAGCCTGGCAAGGGTGGCGCATTTAATCAGGTTGAACTTAAAAACCTTCTTAATGGCACTAAGCTTAATGAACGTTTTCGCTCGGCTGAGACTGTTGAAAAAGTGCGCCTTGAGCAAAAAGATTTCACATTTCTTTATGAACAAGGCGAAGCTTTGATTTTCATGGATTCTGAAAGCTATGAACAGCTTGAATTGCAAAAGGATTTTGTTGGCGATCGCGCTGCATTTTTGCAAGATGGCATGACTGTTACTGTTGAACTTTATGAAGACAGACCAATTGGTATCTCCTTGCCTGATCAAGTAACATTGACAATTTCTGAAGCTGACCCTGTTGTTAAGGGCCAAACCGCTGCTTCTTCCTATAAGCCGGCAATCCTTGAAAATGGTATTCGCGTATTGGTACCGCCTTTCATTGCATCAGGTGAGCGCATTATCGTTGATACCAACGAAATTACTTATCTTCGCCGCGCTGACTAATGTTTTACTTGGGTGGCATTTTAAAATGCCACCCATGCATTTACACGTTTTACACGAATAAAATTCACCATAGATAAAATGGTATGCGCCGAATAAATGGCAGCAAACGAAATGTTTTTTACTGTTTAGATTGTATCTGAGCAAATTAAACAGGATCTTTTTGGTTTTGGAATGACCAATATTATTGTTCATAGGCACCATCATTACACTTGCGTCAAAATACATATTTGATCGGTGAGCGCTTTAATGCTTGATAAAACGATAATAAAATCATTCCCATTGTTTTGTCTTGGCAAGCAGCCAAGATTTTCATAAAGTTGACGATATTATAGATCACCCTTAGGTGACACAGCTAAAGTGATAGGAAAAGATAATGGCCCTTTCGGCTATAATGCATGTGATGGTACAAGCGACAGTTAAAGCTGGCCGCTCACTGGTTCGTGATTTTGGTGAAGTGCAAAATTTGCAAGTCTCCCTTAAAGGCCCTGGTGATTATGTCAGCCAAGCCGATAAAAAAGCAGAAAGTATTCTTTACAATGAATTAAGTCGTGCCCGTCCCGACTATGGTTTTTTAATGGAAGAAAGCGGCGAAGTTATCGGCAATGATGCCCAGCATCGCTTTATTATTGATCCACTTGATGGCACTACCAATTTTCTACATGGTATTCCACTCTTTGCAATTTCAGTAGCATTAGAACGCCAAGGACAAATTGTTGCAGGTGTTATTTTCAACCCCGTATTAGATGAGCTGTACACCACGGAACGCGGTGGTGGTGCGTTTTTAAATGATCGTCGTTTGCGTGTTGCAGCACGCCGCAAACTTGAAGATGCAGTTATCGGCACAGGTATTCCACATTTAGGTCGCGGTCATCATGGTAATTATCTTGTTGAATTGCGCAACGTCATGGGTGAAGTTGCCGGTATTCGCCGCATGGGTGCAGCATCATTAGATCTTGCCGCAGTTGCTGCAGGTCGTCTTGACGCTTTTTGGGAAGATGGTTTGCAACCTTGGGATATGGCAGCTGGCATGCTTATGGTACGTGAAGCTGGTGGCTATGTTTCCGACAAAGATGGCGGTCAAAATATGTTTGACACAAAAAATATTGTCGTTGGTAATGAACTAATGCATGGCGCTTTGATGAAAGTGCTTAAACGCCCAATCTAATAGTCAGCGAAATATTTTGATGTTAATTTAAGGCTATTATTATTAATAGCCTTTTTTATTGATCTTTTTAGCGGTTAGGTAAAAAGAGTTTTCTCGTCTTTATTTTAAACTAAACGCGCTTTAACCATTGCTATTTTCTTCATATTTTTCATAAACTATGCAATATTTAGCTTAGATCTTAATGGTGGGAAAGCAATTTTATGAAACGATTTATCAAAGCAGTATCTGCCTATAATGCCAAGGATTTTAGCAAGGCAGAAGAATTGCTTGACCAATTCTTAAGTAAAAAACCAAACGACATTGAAGGACTTTATCTTAGAGCTTCCTGCTATCTTAAACGTCAAGCCCACGAACAAGCCGAAGCAGATCTTATAAAGCTTTTGCAAATAAAAAAAGATGTGCGCGCTTATGACTTATTGATACGTCTTTTTTGGGAAGTGAAAAGACAAGAAGAGGCTTTAACTTTTGCCAAAGATTTTGTTAAAGCTTTCAATCAAAATGCCAATGCCCATTATTATTTAGGCATGGTTGAGCAAGGGCTAGAACGCTATGAGAATGCGCGCATGCATTATGAAGATGCTTTGCAGCGTGATAATAATCATTTGGCAAGCCTCGTCAATTCTGCTTTTTTGGCGGTAAAAAAACAAGATTATGCAAATGCGGAAAGTCAATTATTAAAGGCAAAGACACTTGCCCCCAACTTACCGCAAATTTATGCAGGCCTTGCCGAAATAGCCGAAAAAACTGGCCGCTATAATGAAGCTGCACAAAATTTTAATGCTGCAAAAGATTGGGGCGGTTTGCAACGGGTCATGCGCCGTGGTGCAATTTGGAATGACTTAGGTAAGGTTGATGCAATTTACCGCCAATTAAGTGAAAATAATGAGCTTAATGGTGGCAATGTTGGTGATGCATTATCCATATTAAATATGCCAATCCTTACACCGCTAAACTTGCGTAAAGCTGCCCATGCCTATGCGCTTAGCCGTTATGGTTCTATTTTTAGCCGCCCTGCTCTCATTAGTCCAATAAGCCAAAATGCACCTTTAAAAAAGCGATTAAAAATTGGCTATCTCTCATCGGATTTTTATGACCATGCTACGATGCGGCTGATGATTGGCGTCATGGAAGCACATAATAAATCAGACTTTGATTTTCATATCCTTGCCTATAATGAACCAAAGCAAGATGATTATACAGCGCGCCTAGCCCAATTGGGCTGGCCGCAACATAATTTATATGACAAAAGCGATTGTGCCGCCGCGCAATGGATTGCTGACAATGGGTTTGATATTATTGTGGACCTTAAAGGTTATACGGGCGAACACCGCCTTGGTATCACCGCTTATCATCCTGCTCCAATCATTGTAAGTTGGCTTGGCTTTCCTGGCACTTTGGGACATGAGCGCCTTGCTGATTATATTATTGGTGATGCTATTGTTACCCCAATTGCCGATGCAAACGGCTTTAGCGAAAAATTGGCATTAATGCCTCATTGCTACCAACCCAATGACCGCACGCGTCCTTTTACGACCAATGTAACAAGAGCCGACATGGGATTGCCCGATAATGCACTTGTGCTTTGCAATTTTAATCAAATTATCAAATTCAACCCAGAAACGATTGATTTATGGCAAAAGATCCTTGCCAATATTGATAATGCTCATTTATGGCTGATTAAACCCAAAGAACAAGACGTTTACGATAATTTACTAAAAGAGTTTGTAAAACGCAATATTGATATTAGCCGTATCACCTTTGCTAGCCCCTTAAGCACTGATCTGCATCTTCAGCGTCTTGGTCTTGCTGATATCGCCATTGATACATTTCCCTATACGTCCCATACCACAGCAAGCGATGCCTTATGGGCTGGGGTTCCAATAATCACCAAACGTGGTGCAAGTTTTGCCTCACGTGTGGCAAGTAGCTTGCTAACCACCCATGGCTTTAGCGATCTTATTTGCGATTGTGATGATGACTATTTGACTAAAATTATCGCCTTGGCAAAAAGCCCTGAGCAACGGCAAAAATTACGCCAAACACTTGCGGAAAAACGGATGACTTCACCGCTGTTTGACACCCAGCTTTTTGCAGCCAACCTTGAAAAGCTTTATGGAAAAATGTGGGTAAACCATTCCCTAAACCAAAACTGCGCTATTACCTGCGATTAATTAAACCGCCATCAATCTCATAGTGCTTTATATTCAAGTTATTTAGCTAATTTTAAAAGTAAAACATCTGTAGGCATAAAAAAGCCCCGCAAAATGCGGGGCTTTTTATTTTTGTAGAGCTATTAATGACTTACTGGTTGTGGTGCATCACCACCATTATTGGTTCCATTGTCAGCATTACGAGAAGCTTTGCCCCTGCCACCAATCAAACGATAGAACATTGGGATAAAGAAGGTTGCAACACATGTTGCCGCCAACATACCACCAATAACACCAGTACCAATTGCATGGCGGCTTGCAGACCCTGCACCTGTCGAAGTTGCCAATGGCAACACGCCAAGAATGAAAGCAAGAGACGTCATAACAATTGGACGGAAGCGCATTTTTGCCGCCGATAATGCTGCATCCACCGCTGACTTACCATTTTCACGCTCAAGCACCGCAAACTCTACAATCAAAATAGCGTTCTTGGCGGCAAGGCCAATAAGCGTGACAAGCCCAATTTGGAAGTACACATCATTGGCAAGCCCACGTACCAAAGTAAGTAGCAGCGCTCCTGCAACGGCAAAAGGTACCGCCGTGATAACAGCAAGTGGCAAACTCCATTTTTCAAACTGGGCAGCAAGAATAAGAAATACCATTATGATACCGTAAATAAGCGCGGTACTTCCCTGCCCTGAATTTGTTACTTCCTGATAAGAAGTCCCTGTCCAGGCGAACTGATAACCTTGCGGTAATACTTCTGCAGCAACTTCTCTCATCGCATTAATTACATCACCTGTCGTATAGCCTGGAGCTGCTGAACCCATTACTTTAGTTGCATAATAGGCATTATACCGCTCTAACTGATCAGGACCAACAACGCGAGTTGCTGTAATTAAGGCATCAAGTGGTACCATTTTCCCAGTATTTGACCTGACGAAAACTTGCTTTAAGTCCTCAGGTGTACGTCGAAATTCAGCTTCAGATTGCAATTTAACCTGATAATTGCGACCATAAAGCGTAAAATCATTGATATAGACGTTACCAAAGGTTGATGAAAGCGCATCATAAATAGTGCTAATCGGCACATCCATTGTTAAAGCTTCATCACGTTTGACCTCTAAATCATATTGAGGCACATTTGGATCAAAAGTCGTACGAACTGTTTGAGGATCTAACTCCGGACGCATCCGTGCGGCTTGCACAACCTTTTGCGTCACGTCATTAAGTTTTTTCAACGTTTCTTCAATTGTTTGCGCTGTACCGGTACTACGATCTTGAATATAAAGCTCAAAACCACTGGAGATTGAAAGCCCCATAATTGGTGGTGGATTGACTGGGTAAACAGAACCACCTTGAATTCCAAATGTTGCCCCCATAATTGGACCTGGCATTTGACGAGGATCCTGCGTTGGATCACTACCACGAACACTCCAATCTTTCAGTGTTAGGAACATAGCCCCAGCACTGGTTTTAAGACCACTTGATGGCAAATCAAAACCGGCAATAGAAACAATTGAATCAACCGCCTTATTTTGACTTAATATCGCCTCGGCCTGCGTCATAACTTTCGAGGTGCGGTCAAGCGACGCGCCTGATGGAAGCGTCACGAATACCATTAAGACGCCCTGATCTTCAGCTGGAACAAGTGAGCTTGGAACTTTTTCAAATAGGTAGAAAACAGATCCGCAAACAAAAATGAAGATCGCAATACCAATTGCGACATAACGAATGAAAAATTTGACGCCATGCATATAAAGATCAGTAATTGCATCAAATAATTTATTAAACGCTCTGAAAGGTGCAATCGGCTCCTTATGGGTTGGCTTTAAAAGCAAGCTGCACAAAGCTGGTGTCAGTGTCAGAGCAACAAGCCCTGAAATTACCACTGAAATTGCAACCGTAATCGCAAATTGCTGATACATGATACCAGCAAGACCACCCATAAAGGACACTGGAATAAACACAGCACAAAGCACCAGAACAATAGCGATAATAGGCGAAGTCACCTCAGCCATAGATTTAACCGCTGCATCATGGGGCGATAGCTTTTCCTCACTCATCAAGCGTTCAACGTTTTCAAGCACAACAATAGCATCATCGACGACGATACCGATAGCCAGCACTAAACCAAAAAGCGTTAGCATATTGATCGAGAAGCCAAGAACATACATACCCGCAAATGTACCAATGATTGATATTGGCACCGCGATGAGCGGAATAAGAGTTGCTCGCCAATTTTGTAGGAAAATGAAAACAACAACAATAACCAACAAAATCGCTTCGATGAAAGTATGAATAACTTCTTCGACTGAAACAACAATGAATTTAGTAGTATCATAAGGAACGTCAAAAGTTATGCCGGCAGGAAAATTCTTTGAAAGTTCCTCCATCGTCGACTTAACGCTTTCCATGGTGGCTAACGCATTAGCACCTGGTTGCAAATAAATCATAATCGGCACCATCGGGGTACCATTAAGCTTGGTATCAACGACATATTGTTGTGTGCCAAGCTCAATGCGTGCAACATCCCTTAAACGTAAGGCCGAACCATTTTCATCAGAGTTTAAAATGATGTTGCCAAACTCTTCTACCGAAATCAAACGGCCTTGGGTCGTCGCAGAATAGGTGTAAGCCCCCGATTGACTATCTGGGCTATCACCGAAACGGCCAACAGCATATTGCGCATTTTGTTGTTGAACTGCTGTTATAACATCTGATGGAATAAGCTTATATTGCGCCAATTTATCAGGACGCAACCAAATACGCATGGAATAATCGATGCTACCGAGAACTTGCGCATCGCCAACACCTGAAATACGTTTAATATCATCCACTACATTAAGCAATGCATAATTGCCAACATAAGTACGATCATAGGATGCTGTATCTGACTGCATAGACACAATACCAAGAGTGGACGATGAACGTTTCACCACCGAAACACCCAAACGCTGAACTTCTTGTGGTAGTGTCGTCAACGCACGTTGCACGCGGTTATTCACATTAATCGTTGCTTGGTCTGCATCAGTTCCTTGCTTAAAAGTCACGGTGATTTGCAATGTACCTTGCGCATTAGACACCGTGTTCATGTAAATCATGTCTTCAACGCCATTGATTTGCTGTTCAAGAGGAACAGCAACAGTCTGCGCAAGCGTTTGCGCACTGGCTCCTGGATATTGCGCCGAAATTGTAACCTGAGGCGGCAACAAATCTGGATATTGTTCCACGGGCAAATTAGGAATAGATAAAATACCAGCAAGAACAATTACAATTGATAAAACGGCAGATAGAACTGGCCTATTGATGAAAAAACCATAATTCATTGTTTTTCACCCGTTTTAGGGGTTTTATCATCATTAGGAGCTTGGGTTTTTGCAGATGGGTCTTTTGTTGGTTGCCCTTGCTCTGTTTGCCCTTGCACTGGCTGAGGCAATGCCTTTCCATCAAGGGTTGTTAAATTGCCGATTGCATCACTACCCGGTTTTTTCCGAGCCATGGCGCTTTGAACCCCAACAATACCATCGCTAATAACACGTTCGCCACCAATAAGGCCAATAGTTTCCTCTATTTTTTGTGGTGTAACCGTTTGTGTTTCACCAGCCTTAACTTGCTTATCTGCTTTGGTTTGGCTTTCTTCCTTTTGCCCCGCTGCAGCAGCTGGAGCTGCTTGAGCTGCCGGTGCATCAACCATTACCTTGGTTGCAGGCTCTAACAACCAATTACGTCCCTCAACCTCGCGCGCAACTTTAACAACGCGTTTTTGCAATTTCATATTTTCGTCAATAATATAAACATACTGATTGGTTGCATCTTGCAATAGCGAGGCTTCAGGAATGACGATGGCATTATCCTGTTTAAGTCCAAGTACAGTAACGCGTACAAATTGTCCTGCAACCAACTGCCGATTATCATTGTTAAAGACCGCACGTACACCCAATGTACCTGTAGTCGCATCTAGAGTTGGCGAGGTAAAATCAATTGTTCCAAGCTCTGGATATTCACTGCCATCACCAAAGGTAATTCTTACCTGTAATTTATCAATTTTTTCGCCGCGGGCATTCATGTCAGCCATTAATTTTTGAATGGCCTTGGCTTCACTATCTGTATAGGAAAAATTAACATAAATTGGA comes from Bartonella sp. HY038 and encodes:
- a CDS encoding tetratricopeptide repeat protein, yielding MRVFGFLLVSTAFLLSGTAFGFAQNTPNVMVMETVPASANDIHGPIHSGTPTGQSRQPASNTLSSNPSTNENQRSENQVITDAPLHILKAGDYDAAYSAYDVGQYKKALEEAKKRAEIGDPAAMTLIGMLYLEGKVVERDSDIAADWFKRAADLGDPHAALYYGVNLFNDSKDEAQKEIGAQYIEKSAKAGVPRASYYYAQILMSLAPEKDKLDIGLIWFLKGAVAKDAYSLYSAAEILAVGTETVKPDEYAARALLESAANLGSVSAQLELAKWKIDGRGGPVDQKGAFILVKLVAVNNVPVAQVHLARFYFNGVGTEKNPVMGASWYLLAQQGNQGATDLDAIMKKLSPQQLNEAKARIDTLLFNP
- a CDS encoding cytochrome c oxidase assembly factor Coa1 family protein, with the protein product MVAENINIQTMNSSLQFKLKWLLPIIIFGSTLFIVIGFFFTIMSFMQSADAYQAGVAAAQKNITVINLIGEPMEPAGYFTGSITVHNSNGSADIAISIKGSKGTGTIYVKGEKKFDIWSYSTMVFRSDSDNSLIELQ
- the efp gene encoding elongation factor P produces the protein MKINGNEIRPGNVIEHDGSLWVAVKCNAVKPGKGGAFNQVELKNLLNGTKLNERFRSAETVEKVRLEQKDFTFLYEQGEALIFMDSESYEQLELQKDFVGDRAAFLQDGMTVTVELYEDRPIGISLPDQVTLTISEADPVVKGQTAASSYKPAILENGIRVLVPPFIASGERIIVDTNEITYLRRAD
- a CDS encoding inositol monophosphatase family protein, coding for MALSAIMHVMVQATVKAGRSLVRDFGEVQNLQVSLKGPGDYVSQADKKAESILYNELSRARPDYGFLMEESGEVIGNDAQHRFIIDPLDGTTNFLHGIPLFAISVALERQGQIVAGVIFNPVLDELYTTERGGGAFLNDRRLRVAARRKLEDAVIGTGIPHLGRGHHGNYLVELRNVMGEVAGIRRMGAASLDLAAVAAGRLDAFWEDGLQPWDMAAGMLMVREAGGYVSDKDGGQNMFDTKNIVVGNELMHGALMKVLKRPI
- a CDS encoding tetratricopeptide repeat protein; amino-acid sequence: MKRFIKAVSAYNAKDFSKAEELLDQFLSKKPNDIEGLYLRASCYLKRQAHEQAEADLIKLLQIKKDVRAYDLLIRLFWEVKRQEEALTFAKDFVKAFNQNANAHYYLGMVEQGLERYENARMHYEDALQRDNNHLASLVNSAFLAVKKQDYANAESQLLKAKTLAPNLPQIYAGLAEIAEKTGRYNEAAQNFNAAKDWGGLQRVMRRGAIWNDLGKVDAIYRQLSENNELNGGNVGDALSILNMPILTPLNLRKAAHAYALSRYGSIFSRPALISPISQNAPLKKRLKIGYLSSDFYDHATMRLMIGVMEAHNKSDFDFHILAYNEPKQDDYTARLAQLGWPQHNLYDKSDCAAAQWIADNGFDIIVDLKGYTGEHRLGITAYHPAPIIVSWLGFPGTLGHERLADYIIGDAIVTPIADANGFSEKLALMPHCYQPNDRTRPFTTNVTRADMGLPDNALVLCNFNQIIKFNPETIDLWQKILANIDNAHLWLIKPKEQDVYDNLLKEFVKRNIDISRITFASPLSTDLHLQRLGLADIAIDTFPYTSHTTASDALWAGVPIITKRGASFASRVASSLLTTHGFSDLICDCDDDYLTKIIALAKSPEQRQKLRQTLAEKRMTSPLFDTQLFAANLEKLYGKMWVNHSLNQNCAITCD
- a CDS encoding efflux RND transporter permease subunit encodes the protein MNYGFFINRPVLSAVLSIVIVLAGILSIPNLPVEQYPDLLPPQVTISAQYPGASAQTLAQTVAVPLEQQINGVEDMIYMNTVSNAQGTLQITVTFKQGTDADQATINVNNRVQRALTTLPQEVQRLGVSVVKRSSSTLGIVSMQSDTASYDRTYVGNYALLNVVDDIKRISGVGDAQVLGSIDYSMRIWLRPDKLAQYKLIPSDVITAVQQQNAQYAVGRFGDSPDSQSGAYTYSATTQGRLISVEEFGNIILNSDENGSALRLRDVARIELGTQQYVVDTKLNGTPMVPIMIYLQPGANALATMESVKSTMEELSKNFPAGITFDVPYDTTKFIVVSVEEVIHTFIEAILLVIVVVFIFLQNWRATLIPLIAVPISIIGTFAGMYVLGFSINMLTLFGLVLAIGIVVDDAIVVLENVERLMSEEKLSPHDAAVKSMAEVTSPIIAIVLVLCAVFIPVSFMGGLAGIMYQQFAITVAISVVISGLVALTLTPALCSLLLKPTHKEPIAPFRAFNKLFDAITDLYMHGVKFFIRYVAIGIAIFIFVCGSVFYLFEKVPSSLVPAEDQGVLMVFVTLPSGASLDRTSKVMTQAEAILSQNKAVDSIVSIAGFDLPSSGLKTSAGAMFLTLKDWSVRGSDPTQDPRQMPGPIMGATFGIQGGSVYPVNPPPIMGLSISSGFELYIQDRSTGTAQTIEETLKKLNDVTQKVVQAARMRPELDPQTVRTTFDPNVPQYDLEVKRDEALTMDVPISTIYDALSSTFGNVYINDFTLYGRNYQVKLQSEAEFRRTPEDLKQVFVRSNTGKMVPLDALITATRVVGPDQLERYNAYYATKVMGSAAPGYTTGDVINAMREVAAEVLPQGYQFAWTGTSYQEVTNSGQGSTALIYGIIMVFLILAAQFEKWSLPLAVITAVPFAVAGALLLTLVRGLANDVYFQIGLVTLIGLAAKNAILIVEFAVLERENGKSAVDAALSAAKMRFRPIVMTSLAFILGVLPLATSTGAGSASRHAIGTGVIGGMLAATCVATFFIPMFYRLIGGRGKASRNADNGTNNGGDAPQPVSH
- a CDS encoding efflux RND transporter periplasmic adaptor subunit; this translates as MNFLKKLTMGIAISATGLSLVACGQEQKAQQQMPPPNVSAVTIDKREVPITYEYAGRVAAYRETEVRARVGGILLRRNFIEGNEVKEGDVLFEIDPDTYDAEVARQKAAVAQAQATYDQSLRDAKRAEELLKQRVYSTAQRDQAFATRDANAASLQQAQAMLKTAELNLQYTKVTAPISGVTSREQVPEGSLISANGLLTSITQSNPIYVNFSYTDSEAKAIQKLMADMNARGEKIDKLQVRITFGDGSEYPELGTIDFTSPTLDATTGTLGVRAVFNNDNRQLVAGQFVRVTVLGLKQDNAIVIPEASLLQDATNQYVYIIDENMKLQKRVVKVAREVEGRNWLLEPATKVMVDAPAAQAAPAAAAGQKEESQTKADKQVKAGETQTVTPQKIEETIGLIGGERVISDGIVGVQSAMARKKPGSDAIGNLTTLDGKALPQPVQGQTEQGQPTKDPSAKTQAPNDDKTPKTGEKQ